Proteins encoded together in one Anaerotignum faecicola window:
- a CDS encoding DegT/DnrJ/EryC1/StrS family aminotransferase translates to MGNKKIQVAVPNLSGNEKKYVVDCIDTTWISSNGKYVNKFEEEFSNFVGAKHAIACCNGTVALHVPLIALGVGPGDEVIVPSLTYIATANAVKYCGATPVFADCLRDTWNIDPEDIKRKITDKTKGIIPVHLYGNPCDMDPIMEIAEEHGLFVIEDAAECHGAEYRGKKAGTIGTAGIFSFFGNKIITCGEGGMIISNDDELDKHMRQLKGQGQDPNRRYWFTEVGYNYRMTNIAAAIGLGQLENINEHINERKKVASYYFEELKGMEKYIDFQHVTKGADSAWWMFSILLKENVKISRDDIMLKMDEEGIETRPVFYPMHIMPVYEDKNAGCPVSEYVASRGINLPTHALLSREDIKYICDTLKSIIM, encoded by the coding sequence ATGGGCAATAAAAAAATTCAGGTAGCAGTACCAAATTTGTCAGGAAATGAAAAAAAATATGTAGTTGATTGTATTGACACAACTTGGATATCTTCTAATGGAAAGTATGTAAATAAATTTGAAGAGGAATTTTCAAATTTTGTAGGCGCAAAACATGCAATAGCATGCTGCAACGGAACTGTTGCGCTCCATGTGCCTCTTATTGCCTTGGGAGTTGGGCCTGGAGACGAAGTTATAGTTCCGTCTTTAACATATATTGCAACGGCAAACGCCGTAAAGTACTGCGGCGCAACGCCGGTATTCGCAGACTGCTTAAGGGACACATGGAATATTGATCCGGAAGATATTAAAAGAAAGATAACGGACAAAACAAAAGGCATTATACCGGTACACTTATACGGTAATCCATGCGATATGGATCCGATTATGGAAATTGCTGAAGAACATGGATTATTTGTAATTGAAGACGCTGCAGAATGCCACGGGGCAGAATACCGCGGGAAAAAGGCCGGAACCATTGGGACCGCCGGTATATTCAGTTTTTTCGGAAACAAAATAATCACATGCGGGGAGGGCGGTATGATTATTTCAAATGACGATGAATTGGATAAACATATGCGGCAGCTGAAAGGGCAGGGACAAGATCCAAACAGGAGATATTGGTTTACAGAAGTAGGATATAACTACAGGATGACGAATATCGCAGCCGCAATAGGATTAGGGCAGCTTGAAAATATTAATGAGCATATAAATGAAAGAAAAAAAGTTGCGTCGTATTATTTTGAAGAACTTAAAGGCATGGAAAAATATATTGATTTTCAGCATGTTACAAAGGGCGCTGATTCTGCTTGGTGGATGTTCTCTATACTTTTAAAGGAAAATGTAAAAATATCAAGAGATGATATTATGTTAAAAATGGATGAAGAAGGAATTGAAACAAGGCCGGTATTTTATCCTATGCATATAATGCCCGTTTATGAGGATAAAAACGCTGGATGCCCTGTGAGCGAATATGTTGCGTCCAGGGGAATAAATTTGCCGACTCATGCCCTTCTTTCAAGGGAAGATATTAAATATATTTGTGATACTTTAAAAAGTATTATAATGTGA
- a CDS encoding YifB family Mg chelatase-like AAA ATPase codes for MLSKIISCSISGIDGCLIDAEVDLGNGLPMIDIVGLPDSAVKESKERVRSAIKNSGFPFPAKRITINLAPADIKKEGPSFDLPIAVGILSCLQIVPFEVSKEYMFTGELSLDGSVRGVNGVLPMVYSSYTNGIKKFIVPYDNRDEAALIKDAEIYPVRSLRHLCDFLNGKEEIKRYTVEVENIFNSTNGEMLDFSDIKGQENVKRAMEIAAAGRHNILLIGPPGSGKTMAAKRLPSIMPDLTFDECIEITKIYSVSGLLKNKNMLINKRPFRAPHHTVSASALTGGGRIPKPGEISLADKGALFLDELPEFSRNVLEVMRQPLEDGQVTIARVNGTVTYPADFMLVAAMNPCPCGYLGDGDKCRCTQNEIAKYTSKISGPLLDRIDIQVEASAIKYEDLKDGRSSETSEEIKERVVKAHKLQLERYKNDNIQFNSQLPPNLIDKYCVLGKKEQAMLKSAFDRLGLSARSYHKILKVARTIADLEGSEYITAKHIAEVIQYRNLDRKYLM; via the coding sequence ATGCTCTCAAAAATAATAAGCTGCTCAATATCCGGGATTGACGGCTGCTTAATAGATGCGGAAGTGGATCTCGGAAACGGACTTCCGATGATAGATATTGTCGGCCTTCCGGATTCTGCTGTAAAAGAATCTAAAGAAAGAGTGCGTTCCGCAATAAAAAACAGCGGATTTCCTTTCCCGGCAAAAAGGATTACCATAAATCTTGCCCCTGCCGACATTAAAAAAGAGGGGCCTTCTTTTGATTTGCCGATTGCAGTTGGAATACTGTCATGTCTTCAAATTGTGCCATTTGAAGTTTCAAAAGAATATATGTTTACAGGCGAATTATCCCTTGACGGAAGTGTGAGAGGAGTAAATGGAGTTTTGCCTATGGTTTACAGCTCTTACACAAATGGCATAAAAAAATTTATTGTACCGTATGATAATCGTGATGAAGCCGCGCTGATAAAAGATGCTGAAATTTATCCTGTCAGGTCATTAAGGCATTTATGTGATTTCTTAAACGGAAAAGAAGAGATTAAACGATATACGGTTGAAGTCGAAAATATATTTAACTCAACAAATGGAGAAATGCTTGACTTTTCCGATATAAAAGGGCAGGAAAATGTTAAGAGGGCAATGGAAATTGCCGCCGCGGGAAGGCACAACATCCTGCTTATAGGCCCTCCCGGATCGGGAAAGACAATGGCGGCAAAACGTCTGCCTTCAATAATGCCTGATTTAACATTTGATGAATGTATTGAAATAACTAAAATCTACAGTGTCAGCGGTCTGTTGAAAAATAAAAACATGCTTATAAACAAACGTCCGTTTAGGGCTCCGCATCATACAGTTTCTGCATCTGCGCTGACCGGAGGAGGAAGAATCCCGAAGCCCGGTGAAATTTCACTTGCAGATAAAGGCGCTTTATTTTTAGATGAACTGCCTGAATTTTCGCGCAATGTATTAGAAGTTATGCGCCAGCCGTTGGAGGATGGGCAAGTTACTATAGCGCGCGTTAATGGTACTGTTACATACCCGGCAGATTTTATGCTTGTTGCAGCAATGAACCCATGCCCGTGCGGCTATCTTGGTGATGGTGATAAATGCAGATGTACTCAAAACGAAATAGCTAAATATACAAGCAAAATAAGCGGACCTCTTTTAGACAGGATAGATATTCAGGTTGAAGCTTCGGCAATTAAATATGAGGATCTTAAAGATGGAAGGAGCTCTGAAACTTCGGAAGAAATTAAAGAAAGGGTTGTCAAAGCCCACAAACTTCAGCTCGAAAGATATAAAAACGACAATATACAATTTAACAGCCAGCTGCCCCCAAATTTAATAGATAAATACTGTGTTCTTGGAAAGAAAGAACAAGCTATGCTTAAATCTGCTTTTGACAGACTAGGATTAAGTGCAAGGTCATATCATAAGATACTTAAAGTGGCAAGGACAATAGCGGATTTGGAGGGAAGTGAATACATAACGGCAAAGCATATAGCCGAAGTTATCCAATATAGAAATTTAGACAGAAAATATCTGATGTAA
- a CDS encoding GtrA family protein produces the protein MLKKLGLNDNENLFKLVVQFIKFGIVGALNTLISLAVYYIFIFISDDLYLIGNAVGLVAGIINSYYWNGKYVFADTGKREIKTFLKTFVSYSFTFALSTSMLFIMVEYMNISNKLAPIIGLTVTIPLNFILNKFWAFK, from the coding sequence ATGCTGAAAAAATTAGGCTTAAATGACAATGAAAATCTGTTTAAATTAGTTGTTCAATTTATAAAATTTGGAATTGTAGGAGCGTTGAATACTTTAATTTCACTTGCGGTTTATTATATATTTATATTTATTAGTGATGATTTATATTTAATTGGCAATGCAGTCGGACTTGTAGCGGGGATTATTAATTCATACTATTGGAACGGGAAATACGTATTTGCAGATACGGGCAAAAGAGAAATAAAAACATTTTTAAAAACATTTGTTTCCTATAGTTTTACATTTGCTTTGAGTACATCTATGCTTTTTATAATGGTTGAATATATGAATATATCAAATAAGCTGGCTCCTATAATAGGATTAACTGTAACGATTCCTTTGAATTTTATATTAAATAAATTTTGGGCATTCAAATGA
- a CDS encoding glycosyltransferase family 4 protein has protein sequence MKIALVNTMSPFVRGGAEILVDDLYNELCKRENKVTLFRIPFPDDFKLPLINTILASRLLDFSDYDRVIAFKFPAFYVVHRKKVLWFFHQFRQVYELYNKEYGIINDNIGIALKDIITFCDTKYISNSYLVYTNAYEVTNRLKKYNDLNSVVLPPPLKEWEKYFCEEYGDFIYYPSRITSLKRQHLAVEAMKYVKSEIKLIIDGQCNEPEYLNSLNKFIKDNNLSDKIIMENRWVSDEEKINKMSKCLGCLYLAYKEDSYGFVSMESFYSSKPVITCYDSGGTVELIEDGVTGYFVEPTPISVAAAMDKLYYERKNTEKMGKAARNEIVSRNITWDETIRRLLL, from the coding sequence ATGAAAATTGCACTTGTAAATACAATGTCGCCTTTTGTTAGGGGTGGCGCTGAAATATTGGTTGATGATTTATATAATGAATTGTGTAAAAGAGAAAATAAGGTCACTTTATTTAGGATACCTTTTCCTGATGACTTTAAACTTCCTTTAATTAATACGATTTTAGCGTCAAGACTGTTAGATTTTAGCGACTATGACAGGGTTATTGCTTTTAAATTTCCTGCATTTTATGTTGTTCATCGTAAAAAAGTGTTGTGGTTTTTTCATCAATTTCGTCAAGTGTATGAGCTTTATAACAAAGAATATGGTATCATAAATGACAATATAGGAATTGCACTAAAAGATATAATCACATTTTGTGATACAAAATATATAAGCAACTCATATTTGGTATATACAAATGCTTATGAAGTAACAAACAGGCTTAAAAAATATAACGATTTAAATTCAGTTGTTCTTCCGCCTCCACTTAAAGAATGGGAAAAATATTTTTGTGAAGAATATGGGGATTTTATTTATTATCCAAGCAGGATAACAAGTCTTAAAAGACAACATCTGGCAGTCGAGGCTATGAAATATGTTAAAAGCGAAATTAAATTAATAATTGACGGTCAATGCAATGAACCGGAATATTTGAATTCTTTAAATAAATTTATCAAAGATAATAATCTTAGCGATAAGATAATAATGGAAAATCGCTGGGTTTCAGATGAAGAAAAAATAAATAAAATGTCAAAATGTCTGGGATGTCTTTATCTTGCATATAAAGAGGACTCATATGGTTTTGTTTCTATGGAAAGCTTTTATTCATCTAAGCCGGTTATAACGTGTTATGACTCAGGTGGCACAGTTGAATTAATTGAAGACGGTGTTACCGGATATTTTGTGGAGCCAACACCTATATCAGTTGCCGCTGCAATGGACAAACTATATTACGAAAGAAAAAATACAGAAAAAATGGGAAAAGCTGCTAGAAATGAAATTGTTAGCAGGAATATTACCTGGGATGAAACGATACGGAGGTTATTGTTATGA
- a CDS encoding DUF4214 domain-containing protein — MGNNLSKKYIRNKLLANHNLNDDIYCHEQFQKKHIEIRGLSSSDAERYILNTKHGLKGKLVKIAFENKETLKKIPFLGDRIIKTKNRMLKEAINNIENTLDLTPYFGYYKADFIAKMYEVMLGRHVDDEGMASCMAAMRNGASRGAIVYIIASSPEFNNRIQILNLEKYRSEFKRYVNKNKIRKVPIIGRFFSVFTIYGQVSEVYDRIGELENTFKFANAQSLGVNIDIIKRLDSLYLENKKYYLLYDELYNNEIKLKIVIQDLLNDLHDKFDKQANNISALNEKIKFETENIANMYKKIDNEIEHRITLEEKINKEAGYIISLHEKLDKEAEYITSLHEKLDKLSVNFSSLEYINRKIPDRLITNGSLDLKSYLDKAMENVNENDISAFSEKDKYYYFMAELFRGSREAVKNSIQPYIKYIEEAYKNCCEKPFVDIGCGRGEFLEIMAEKNMKAIGVDYNSASVKTAIDLNYNVVIDSAQNYLSTLEDNSLSGVTMFQVVEHIPFEEMFDLCFLIYKKIDKNGCFVMETVNPYCFSRLGTIKVDPSHIQLPAPDAYKLLLELCGFTDIVLEFYAPLGNGEKTQNILCSYEGYCIIAKKQGGHK, encoded by the coding sequence ATGGGAAATAATTTAAGCAAGAAATATATAAGAAATAAGTTATTAGCCAATCATAATTTAAATGACGACATATATTGCCATGAACAATTCCAAAAAAAGCATATTGAAATTAGGGGACTTTCGTCCTCCGATGCTGAAAGGTATATTTTAAATACAAAACATGGATTAAAAGGAAAACTTGTAAAAATAGCGTTTGAAAATAAAGAAACCTTAAAAAAAATACCGTTTTTGGGAGATAGAATTATAAAAACTAAAAATCGTATGTTAAAAGAGGCTATTAATAATATTGAAAATACACTGGATCTGACACCTTATTTTGGATATTATAAAGCTGATTTTATTGCGAAAATGTATGAGGTTATGCTTGGAAGGCATGTCGACGATGAAGGAATGGCGTCATGTATGGCTGCAATGCGTAACGGCGCTAGCAGAGGGGCTATAGTGTATATAATTGCAAGTTCTCCTGAATTTAATAATAGAATACAGATCCTTAATTTGGAAAAATATAGGAGCGAATTTAAGCGTTATGTAAATAAAAACAAGATAAGGAAAGTTCCAATTATTGGACGTTTTTTTTCGGTATTTACTATTTACGGGCAAGTTAGTGAAGTATATGATAGAATTGGTGAGTTGGAGAATACTTTTAAATTCGCTAATGCCCAAAGTTTGGGAGTTAATATTGATATCATAAAAAGGCTTGATAGTTTATATTTAGAAAATAAAAAATACTATTTATTATATGATGAATTGTATAATAACGAAATTAAATTAAAGATAGTAATACAGGATTTATTAAATGATTTACATGATAAATTTGATAAGCAGGCAAATAATATTTCTGCTTTAAACGAAAAAATTAAATTTGAAACTGAAAATATTGCTAATATGTATAAAAAGATTGACAATGAGATTGAGCATAGAATTACTTTGGAAGAGAAAATTAATAAAGAAGCTGGGTATATAATCAGTTTACATGAAAAGCTTGATAAAGAAGCTGAGTATATAACCAGCTTGCATGAAAAACTTGATAAATTATCTGTAAATTTTTCAAGTTTAGAATATATTAATAGGAAAATCCCCGACAGACTGATTACGAACGGAAGCTTAGATTTAAAATCATACTTAGACAAAGCCATGGAAAATGTGAATGAAAATGATATAAGTGCTTTTTCTGAAAAAGATAAATATTATTATTTTATGGCAGAATTATTTAGAGGAAGTCGTGAAGCTGTTAAAAATAGTATTCAGCCGTATATAAAATATATTGAAGAAGCATATAAAAATTGTTGCGAAAAGCCATTTGTAGATATTGGATGCGGTAGGGGTGAATTTTTAGAAATAATGGCTGAGAAAAATATGAAAGCGATTGGTGTAGATTATAATTCGGCGAGTGTAAAGACAGCTATAGATCTTAATTATAATGTAGTAATAGACAGTGCGCAGAATTATCTCAGCACATTAGAAGACAATTCTTTATCTGGAGTTACAATGTTTCAAGTAGTTGAACATATTCCTTTTGAGGAAATGTTTGATCTTTGTTTTCTTATTTATAAAAAAATTGATAAAAATGGCTGTTTTGTTATGGAAACTGTTAATCCATATTGTTTTTCTCGTTTGGGCACTATTAAAGTAGATCCCTCGCATATTCAATTACCCGCACCTGATGCATACAAGTTATTGCTGGAACTGTGCGGATTTACGGATATAGTTTTAGAATTTTACGCGCCATTGGGCAATGGGGAAAAAACTCAGAATATATTATGCAGTTATGAAGGCTATTGTATAATAGCAAAAAAGCAAGGAGGTCATAAATGA
- a CDS encoding ABC transporter ATP-binding protein, whose product MEEISMSVKDVYLDYPSTVYNRKTLKQTVFELIKLQKPQKVLHDVHALRGISFEAKVGDRIGVIGHNGAGKSTLLKALSGIYPITGGEISVNGNIQSLFDLSVGFEIDATGRENIAYRGLLLGETPKSIQEKTNDIINFAELGEFIDYPVKSYSSGMIVRLAFAISTMVEGDILLLDEVFGAGDAKFAQKAKNRITGLVESAKILVFVSHDFSAVRELCNRVIWMDHGLIKMDGNVEEVINAYNTAMGI is encoded by the coding sequence ATGGAAGAAATCAGTATGTCTGTTAAAGATGTATATTTGGATTATCCGTCTACTGTTTATAACCGAAAGACATTAAAGCAGACTGTATTTGAACTTATAAAATTACAAAAGCCTCAGAAAGTTCTTCACGATGTACATGCTTTAAGGGGAATAAGCTTTGAAGCAAAAGTAGGCGACCGTATAGGTGTTATAGGGCATAATGGGGCGGGTAAAAGCACTTTGTTAAAAGCTTTATCAGGAATATATCCCATTACGGGAGGAGAAATTTCCGTAAACGGCAATATACAAAGCCTGTTTGATTTATCGGTTGGTTTTGAAATAGATGCAACAGGGCGTGAAAATATTGCTTATAGGGGACTTTTGCTTGGGGAAACGCCGAAAAGCATACAGGAAAAAACAAATGATATCATTAATTTTGCCGAACTTGGGGAGTTTATAGATTATCCTGTGAAGTCGTATTCATCGGGTATGATTGTAAGGCTTGCGTTTGCTATATCGACAATGGTTGAAGGAGATATACTTTTACTTGACGAAGTTTTTGGCGCCGGGGATGCAAAATTCGCCCAAAAAGCTAAAAATCGAATTACCGGACTTGTTGAAAGCGCAAAAATACTTGTGTTTGTATCTCATGATTTTTCGGCAGTAAGGGAATTGTGCAACAGGGTAATTTGGATGGATCATGGATTGATTAAAATGGACGGTAACGTTGAAGAAGTAATAAACGCCTATAATACAGCCATGGGAATTTAG
- a CDS encoding acetyltransferase yields MEDIVIIGGSGFARELTWIIEENNKIEKEWNILGYITEPVEDSKLKYPVLGNDEWLLNYKGIINVACGIGNPELRKKITDKFIEKDNIIFPNIISKKAVVNNETVFGKGCIVCPGTVINTDVVIGDFLLCNMSCVLSHDDIIGNYVTLDPNSNLLGYVTVGDITEIGTGAQVLPGKKVGSGVSVGAGAVVTKDLDDYCTAVGVPAKIIKYKR; encoded by the coding sequence ATGGAAGATATAGTTATTATTGGCGGCAGTGGTTTTGCAAGAGAATTGACATGGATAATAGAAGAAAACAATAAAATTGAAAAAGAATGGAACATTTTGGGATATATTACAGAACCGGTTGAAGATAGCAAATTGAAATATCCCGTTCTTGGAAACGACGAATGGTTATTAAATTATAAAGGCATAATTAATGTTGCATGCGGAATTGGAAACCCAGAACTAAGAAAAAAAATTACCGATAAATTTATAGAGAAAGACAACATCATTTTTCCGAATATAATATCAAAAAAAGCGGTTGTTAACAATGAAACTGTTTTTGGCAAAGGATGTATAGTATGTCCGGGAACAGTTATAAACACTGATGTTGTTATAGGTGATTTTTTATTGTGCAATATGTCATGCGTTTTATCTCATGATGACATCATAGGAAATTATGTTACGCTTGATCCCAATTCAAACCTTTTGGGATATGTAACTGTAGGCGATATTACTGAAATTGGTACCGGAGCCCAGGTTCTTCCGGGGAAAAAAGTCGGAAGCGGCGTTTCTGTAGGGGCCGGAGCTGTAGTAACAAAAGACTTGGACGATTACTGTACGGCTGTTGGGGTACCGGCAAAAATTATAAAATATAAAAGGTGA
- a CDS encoding glycosyltransferase: MKIAWVTPFSNKSAIGMVGREICEELSKECDIDIWAFETEDLIETSVNVIQFNSSTDIKRLDKYDHIFYNMGNFAGYHREVYDLLSKKSGYVVIHDQTMSGFWEQYYLFPEFGGNASSGFEPYKLMFKKYYGQKAEQLCQEAYDSGTYPISAYKYLGEYKLIEPLLENAKGVFTHAYFFADKIKDNFSGPVGVSYLPCKQKKSPVCTDEKIISIVENARNDSKSIIVTTGIVHPVKNIDKVTEILCESPELRSKFCYIVIGSYGGEYGDKLENLSRNELKGCLHLLGYQPQEVMEYAISNADICINMRYPNSEVCSLSLLEQMSFSKPVIVINSGIYGEMPDNVVIKINKDMVKDELKKVLENDLNLYFDKGAAAGTFVKEKCSVEEYVRRLLDFCKSADSEHNIAEFKDSILDSLSEYLCEMNINESSVPATTEHIINKVSDILNGQSKTDDNNRTLGIWAGFLYHVPGLHREGIARFISFLCENLVKHFNVDIEVWSYSFNESEMENCFSEILNNCEFCKKIKLIHEKNFMDIFEVSEKDILQMGDINEVKDNLSLVAREFSKADIFMPLIVYLDNVVFTGKKILVPAHDMAVARHYDDFLKRDKLYKSRHLDILYRAENLVRNGAKFSSNCKIVMENQILKYIRNLKPEDAYYVYLPVNIPDNIENKIMPEDKVRELFNISGRYLFYPTQVRPYKNISTLVRAFNELKNKYADLKLVLTGNPKDMPEVDDLLKNFDLYNRTVTLGNISESELYSVYKYASVVPVTSKFEGGFPWQACEALFMKVPLVLSNIDVVEERMKSCGFSGENSQILLFEPTDYLSLSECISEAIDNKKEYLNRQEKFSSALLSWDWKQAAGQYYKILFDKEW, encoded by the coding sequence ATGAAAATAGCATGGGTTACTCCTTTTTCAAATAAAAGCGCCATTGGAATGGTAGGACGGGAAATATGTGAAGAGCTTTCAAAAGAATGTGATATAGACATATGGGCTTTTGAAACGGAAGATTTGATTGAAACTTCTGTAAATGTGATACAATTTAACAGCAGCACAGACATTAAAAGATTAGATAAGTATGACCATATTTTTTATAATATGGGGAATTTTGCCGGTTACCATAGAGAGGTATATGATTTGCTTTCTAAAAAAAGCGGATATGTTGTAATACACGATCAGACTATGTCTGGATTTTGGGAGCAATATTATCTTTTTCCTGAATTTGGAGGAAATGCTTCAAGCGGATTTGAGCCATATAAATTGATGTTTAAAAAATATTATGGACAAAAAGCTGAACAGCTTTGTCAAGAAGCATACGACTCAGGAACTTATCCAATATCTGCATATAAATATTTAGGTGAGTATAAGTTAATTGAACCGTTGTTGGAGAACGCCAAAGGGGTTTTCACTCACGCTTATTTTTTTGCGGATAAAATCAAAGATAATTTCTCTGGTCCTGTTGGTGTTTCATATTTGCCTTGCAAACAGAAAAAAAGTCCTGTCTGTACTGATGAAAAAATTATCAGTATAGTAGAAAATGCGAGAAATGATTCTAAAAGTATAATTGTAACAACCGGTATAGTTCATCCTGTTAAAAACATTGATAAAGTAACAGAGATTTTATGCGAAAGTCCTGAACTCAGAAGCAAATTTTGTTATATTGTCATTGGTTCGTATGGCGGCGAATATGGAGACAAACTTGAAAATTTATCAAGGAATGAATTGAAAGGTTGTTTGCATTTATTGGGTTACCAGCCGCAAGAAGTTATGGAATATGCAATTAGTAATGCCGATATATGCATTAACATGCGTTATCCGAATTCGGAAGTCTGCTCATTGTCATTATTGGAGCAAATGTCATTTTCAAAACCTGTTATCGTGATTAACAGCGGAATATATGGCGAGATGCCAGATAATGTTGTTATTAAAATCAATAAAGATATGGTTAAAGACGAACTAAAAAAAGTACTGGAAAACGATTTAAATTTATACTTTGATAAAGGCGCAGCGGCAGGAACTTTTGTTAAAGAAAAATGCTCTGTTGAGGAATATGTAAGAAGATTGCTGGATTTTTGCAAGTCTGCTGATTCAGAGCATAATATTGCAGAATTCAAAGATAGTATCTTAGACTCGTTGTCGGAATATTTGTGCGAAATGAATATAAATGAAAGTTCAGTTCCTGCTACGACTGAACATATTATTAATAAAGTTAGCGATATCCTTAATGGTCAAAGTAAAACAGATGATAATAACAGAACTTTAGGAATATGGGCTGGATTTTTATATCATGTTCCGGGTTTGCATAGAGAAGGAATTGCAAGATTTATTTCTTTTTTGTGTGAAAACCTTGTAAAGCATTTTAATGTAGATATTGAAGTTTGGTCATATTCTTTTAATGAAAGTGAAATGGAAAATTGCTTTTCTGAAATTTTGAATAATTGTGAATTTTGTAAAAAAATTAAGTTAATACACGAAAAAAATTTCATGGATATATTTGAAGTTTCCGAAAAGGATATATTGCAAATGGGAGATATTAATGAAGTAAAAGATAATCTATCATTAGTTGCAAGAGAATTTTCAAAAGCAGATATTTTTATGCCGTTAATTGTTTATCTTGACAATGTAGTTTTTACTGGAAAGAAGATACTTGTTCCTGCGCATGATATGGCCGTTGCCAGACATTATGATGATTTTTTAAAAAGAGATAAACTTTATAAATCACGGCATTTGGACATACTATACAGGGCTGAAAACTTAGTTAGGAATGGTGCAAAGTTCTCATCTAACTGCAAAATAGTAATGGAAAATCAAATACTAAAATATATCAGGAATTTAAAGCCTGAAGATGCTTATTATGTATATCTTCCTGTAAATATACCTGACAATATAGAAAATAAAATTATGCCTGAGGATAAAGTCAGGGAACTGTTTAATATAAGCGGGAGATACCTTTTTTATCCTACTCAGGTTAGGCCTTACAAGAACATATCGACTTTAGTAAGAGCGTTTAATGAACTTAAAAACAAATATGCGGATCTTAAACTTGTTTTAACCGGAAATCCAAAAGACATGCCTGAAGTTGATGATTTGCTTAAAAATTTTGATTTATATAATAGAACTGTTACTTTAGGAAATATTTCTGAAAGTGAGCTTTACAGTGTTTATAAATATGCTTCGGTAGTTCCGGTAACTTCTAAATTTGAAGGCGGATTCCCGTGGCAGGCATGTGAAGCGCTTTTTATGAAAGTTCCATTAGTGCTTAGCAATATTGATGTTGTTGAAGAACGTATGAAAAGCTGTGGTTTTTCTGGTGAAAACAGTCAGATATTACTTTTTGAGCCTACGGACTATTTATCGCTTTCAGAATGTATCAGCGAAGCTATTGATAATAAAAAAGAATATCTTAACCGACAGGAAAAATTTTCTTCTGCGCTTCTCAGTTGGGATTGGAAACAGGCAGCGGGTCAGTACTATAAAATACTTTTTGATAAAGAGTGGTGA
- a CDS encoding ABC transporter permease — MENFKEYLKRMYKARYFLVHLVRWDVKFKFRRSVLGLLWTILQPLLLTAIIAFVFSYIFKQDIKTYAPYILSGILVWDIISAAVIGNGGSFMQAESYIKQFSHPIIIYPIRAALVSIINFVIASLGLIIWTVFVYPQNIVIAVVSIPLTSIIYFVAAWSISIISSHLYVRYRDYPYVMSLVMQFLWYLSPVFFKEEMFLSNDLLHTFFLVNPITHFLLLIREPFLNGYFANAESYVYCAGVSLLLLIAAWSVNKKYEKSVIYYL; from the coding sequence ATGGAAAACTTTAAAGAATATTTAAAAAGAATGTACAAGGCAAGATATTTTTTGGTTCATCTTGTCAGATGGGACGTTAAATTTAAATTCAGGCGTTCAGTTCTCGGATTATTATGGACTATACTTCAGCCTCTCCTGCTTACTGCTATAATAGCGTTTGTATTCAGTTATATATTTAAGCAGGACATAAAGACGTATGCCCCATATATTCTTTCCGGTATACTTGTATGGGATATTATTTCAGCGGCGGTTATAGGGAACGGAGGTTCGTTTATGCAGGCCGAATCTTATATTAAGCAGTTTTCACACCCTATTATAATTTATCCTATTAGGGCTGCGCTTGTTTCTATTATAAACTTTGTTATAGCCTCTTTAGGACTGATTATATGGACTGTTTTTGTGTATCCGCAAAATATTGTTATTGCTGTTGTTTCAATCCCTTTAACTTCAATAATTTATTTTGTAGCCGCTTGGTCTATATCAATTATTTCAAGCCATTTGTATGTTAGGTATAGGGATTATCCTTATGTAATGAGCTTGGTAATGCAGTTTTTATGGTACTTATCGCCTGTATTTTTCAAAGAAGAAATGTTTTTAAGCAATGATCTGCTGCATACCTTCTTCCTTGTAAATCCCATAACACACTTTTTGCTGTTAATAAGGGAACCGTTTTTAAACGGGTATTTTGCAAACGCTGAGAGTTATGTATACTGCGCCGGAGTTTCTTTGCTGCTGTTGATTGCGGCATGGTCGGTAAATAAGAAATATGAAAAATCTGTGATTTATTATTTGTAA